In Papaver somniferum cultivar HN1 chromosome 1, ASM357369v1, whole genome shotgun sequence, a genomic segment contains:
- the LOC113333873 gene encoding uncharacterized protein LOC113333873 isoform X2: MDVSDLVETTPTSNVTDSQLPSPATGGTKKRKLTSIVWKGFEQIEEVDPDDPQKIKRLKLAQCKICDRKFSGDPKAGTSHLKRHMDSCLKKNQSADETQTLIAPIGSVQRIKVMLPDLPSKGDLFHSVLQKQEETISDDEDDSFWQSRSQNRRDPLSSASEELTRYFAYPEPATFEDMKNFDILGWWKANEKRYPVLSCIARDVLAVPVSTVASESAFSLGKRVLSDYRSSLTPQMLECCVFLKDWWKAELKNRMMTLDPLNDDITPVDDENDVSESSCVSLR, from the exons ATGGATGTTTCTGATTTGGTTGAAACAACACCCACTTCAAATGTTACAGACTCACAATTACCATCCCCTGCTACCGGTGGaactaaaaaaagaaaactaacgtcTATAGTATGGAAAGGTTTTGAACAAATTGAAGAAGTGGATCCAGATGATCCACAAAAGATAAAGAGGTTGAAGCTTGCACAGTGCAAGATATGTGACCGAAAGTTTTCGGGGGATCCGAAAGCAGGCACTTCTCATCTCAAAAGGCACATGGACAGCTGTTTGAAAAAGAACCAATCTGCTGATGAAACACAGACATTAATAGCTCCAATTGGGTCAG TTCAACGGATAAAAGTGATGCTGCCTGACTTGCCATCTAAAGGAGATCTATTTCAC AGTGTTCTGCAGAAGCAAGAAGAGACAATCTCCGACGACGAAGATGACTCCTTTTGGCAATCCCGAAGTCAGAATAGGAGGGATCCCCTTTCTTCAGCATCAGAAGAACTGACGAGATACTTCGCATATCCAGAACCAGCAACTTTTGAAGATATGAAGAATTTTGACATATTGGGTTGGTGGAAAGCTAATGAAAAACGATATCCAGTTCTTTCTTGCATTGCACGAGATGTACTAGCAGTCCCTGTCTCCACAGTTGCTTCTGAATCTGCGTTTTCTCTTGGAAAGCGTGTATTGAGTGATTATCGCAGTAGCTTAACACCGCAAATGTTGGAATGTTGTGTGTTTCTAAAAGATTGGTGGAAAGCTGAACTGAAAAATCGTATGATGACACTAGATCCACTAAACGACGATATTACTCCAGTTGATGATGAGAATGATGTCTCTGAATCATCATGTGTCTCTTTAAG GTAG
- the LOC113333873 gene encoding zinc finger BED domain-containing protein RICESLEEPER 2-like isoform X1 has product MDVSDLVETTPTSNVTDSQLPSPATGGTKKRKLTSIVWKGFEQIEEVDPDDPQKIKRLKLAQCKICDRKFSGDPKAGTSHLKRHMDSCLKKNQSADETQTLIAPIGSGTFTAFRFCQARARKNIIKLIILRELPFQFVEDPFFQWFINDSFHPRFVKFSRATVRRDSLNFFEMEKQVLKRTLLEAPGKIYLTSDLWLSCQKLSYMSITAHFLDKNWVLHKRIIFFTLVDKSHTGEHISELLIQKLSNDWGISMKIFSLSLDNASANTVSVQRIKVMLPDLPSKGDLFHSVLQKQEETISDDEDDSFWQSRSQNRRDPLSSASEELTRYFAYPEPATFEDMKNFDILGWWKANEKRYPVLSCIARDVLAVPVSTVASESAFSLGKRVLSDYRSSLTPQMLECCVFLKDWWKAELKNRMMTLDPLNDDITPVDDENDVSESSCVSLR; this is encoded by the exons ATGGATGTTTCTGATTTGGTTGAAACAACACCCACTTCAAATGTTACAGACTCACAATTACCATCCCCTGCTACCGGTGGaactaaaaaaagaaaactaacgtcTATAGTATGGAAAGGTTTTGAACAAATTGAAGAAGTGGATCCAGATGATCCACAAAAGATAAAGAGGTTGAAGCTTGCACAGTGCAAGATATGTGACCGAAAGTTTTCGGGGGATCCGAAAGCAGGCACTTCTCATCTCAAAAGGCACATGGACAGCTGTTTGAAAAAGAACCAATCTGCTGATGAAACACAGACATTAATAGCTCCAATTGGGTCAGGTACTTTTACTGCATTTCGATTCTGTCAAGCAAGAGCTAGAAAGAACATTataaagttgattattttgaggGAGTTGCCATTTCAGTTCGTAGAAGATCCATTTTTCCAATGGTTTATAAACGATAGTTTTCACCCTCGATTTGTGAAATTTTCTCGAGCCACTGTTAGGCGTGATAGTTTAAATTTTTTTGAAATGGAAAAACAAGTTTTAAAGAGAACTTTATTAGAGGCACCTGGAAAAATATATTTGACATCAGATTTGTGGTTGTCGTGTCAGAAGCTAAGTTACATGTCTATCACTGCTCACTTTTTAGACAAAAATTGGGTCTTGCataaaaggataattttttttactttAGTTGACAAGTCCCACACTGGAGAACATATTTCTGAGTTACTTATTCAGAAACTTTCCAATGATTGGGGGATTTCTATGAAGATTTTCTCATTATCCTTGGATAACGCTAGTGCAAATACTGTTTCAGTTCAACGGATAAAAGTGATGCTGCCTGACTTGCCATCTAAAGGAGATCTATTTCAC AGTGTTCTGCAGAAGCAAGAAGAGACAATCTCCGACGACGAAGATGACTCCTTTTGGCAATCCCGAAGTCAGAATAGGAGGGATCCCCTTTCTTCAGCATCAGAAGAACTGACGAGATACTTCGCATATCCAGAACCAGCAACTTTTGAAGATATGAAGAATTTTGACATATTGGGTTGGTGGAAAGCTAATGAAAAACGATATCCAGTTCTTTCTTGCATTGCACGAGATGTACTAGCAGTCCCTGTCTCCACAGTTGCTTCTGAATCTGCGTTTTCTCTTGGAAAGCGTGTATTGAGTGATTATCGCAGTAGCTTAACACCGCAAATGTTGGAATGTTGTGTGTTTCTAAAAGATTGGTGGAAAGCTGAACTGAAAAATCGTATGATGACACTAGATCCACTAAACGACGATATTACTCCAGTTGATGATGAGAATGATGTCTCTGAATCATCATGTGTCTCTTTAAG GTAG
- the LOC113333888 gene encoding non-classical arabinogalactan protein 31-like — protein MALCKVLVALVILVSLSSTVSSHSVPKPPVYVAPASPPVYSPAPSPIYSPAPSPVYAPVPSPVAAPPTPVASPPKYVIEKKFIAVQGVVYCKSCKYTAYNTLMEATALPGATVKMVCLTSAKKKNKPVVLTAVTDKKGYFFIPPSKKVSHLGAQKRCKVFLVSPPKKSKSMTPTNMYGGLSGAYLRPTKPSKPLPYALFTVGPFAYAPPPCKKSTTLY, from the exons ATGGCTTTGTGTAAGGTTCTAGTTGCATTGGTGATTTTGGTTTCACTTAGTTCTACTGTTAGTTCACATTCTGTACCAAAACCACCGGTTTATGTCGCTCCCGCTTCTCCTCCTGTTTACTCCCCAGCACCCTCTCCCATTTATTCTCCCGCACCCTCCCCTGTTTACGCTCCAGTTCCTTCACCAGTTGCTGCCCCCCCAACTCCGGTTGCATCTCCACCAAAGTATGTCATAGAAAAGAAGTTTATTGCTGTTCAAGGTGTCGTTTACTGCAAGTCTTGCAAGTACACTGCATACAATACCCTTATGGAAGCTACAGCACTCCCTG GTGCCACGGTGAAGATGGTATGTCTGACGTCGgccaagaagaaaaataaaccaGTCGTGTTGACTGCTGTCACGGACAAGAAGGGTTATTTCTTTATCCCACCATCAAAGAAGGTGAGCCATTTAGGTGCTCAAAAGAGGTGCAAAGTCTTCCTAGTTTCTCCACCAAAGAAGTCCAAATCCATGACTCCGACAAACATGTACGGTGGTTTAAGTGGGGCCTACCTGAGGCCTACCAAGCCATCTAAACCTCTTCCTTATGCTCTTTTCACTGTGGGTCCTTTTGCTTATGCACCGCCCCCATGCAAAAAATCCACAACCTTGTATTGA